GTTCATGACACAGGTAGCGTTACCGTGTATGCCCATTTTGTGCTCCAGCGAACCACAGTTTACGGCGTTGCGCTCACCTATATTACCTTCAACGTCGACGATAAATTTAGGCACGATAAATAGAGAAATACCTTTAGTGCCCTTGGGGGCTCCCGGTAAACGCGCCAAAACGATATGGATAATATTTTCGGCCATATCGTGCTCGCCCGAAGAAATAAAAATCTTGGTGCCGCTAATCGCATAGCTGCCATCGCCATTAGGCTCGGCCTTGCTGCGCAGCAGCCCCAAGTCGCTGCCGCAGTGCGACTCAGTTAAACACATAGTGCCGGTCCAGCTGCCATCCACTAACTTGGGCATAAACTGTTGTTTTTGCTCATCGCTGCCGTGATGGCTAATGGTGTGGCAAGCGCCGTGTGACAAACCCGGGTACATACTCCAAGCCCAGTTAGCGGTACCCGACATTTCGGTAACCGCAATAGCGATAGATTTAGGAAAGGCCTGGCCTCCGAAAGCCTCATCGCCCTCCAGTGCCGGCCAACCGCCCTCTACGTATTGTTGGTAAGCTTCTTTAAAACCGGTAGGTGTGGTTACTACACCTTCATGCCACTGGCAGCCTTCACTGTCACCTACGGCATTGAGTGGCGCTAACACTTCTTCACAAAACTTAGCGGATTCATTCAACACCGCATCGACTAGCTCGGCATTCATCTCTTGCCAGCAATCGGTAGCTTGAAAATATTGCTCTATTTCTAATAGTTCTTGTTGGACAAACGCAATATCACGCAGGGGAGCTTGGTAGTGGCTCATATCTGTTCTCACCTCTTAAATAAATCGTTCATCTAGAGTGTAAGAAGTATAGCCGCTATTCAATGGCCGATAGTGGCAATGGCTATGACAATATCAACCATTGGGGGAGCCCGCTTTGGCGGGCAGCTACAAGTAAAAAAAACAAAGCTAGGGGTTTTCTTGTAACTTACAGCTTACCGCTTAGCTCTGTTGCTGAAAGCAACTTCCGCCTTTGCGGGCAGCGGCAAGCTACAAGCAGAAAGGCACGGCCTACGCTTTTTCTTGTAGCTTAAAGCTTGCCGCTTGCCTCTGTTGCTGAAAGCAACTTTTTCCTATATTCACCAGGCGGCAGGCCTGTCCATTTTTTAAACGAACGGCTAAAGGTAGAGGGGTCATCAAAGCCCACTAGGGCAGCAACCTCTTGGGTGCTCATGGTGGGTGAGTTTAAATATAAAATCGCCGCTTCCATACGGGTTTCATCTTTAATTTTTTGAAAGCTGCTAGCCTCCTGCGCCAACTTGCGGTGCAGGCTGGTTACTGACATATGCAAGCTGCTAGCAATTTCCATAGCTTGGGGTAATTCGGTGCCCATCTTTTTTGCCATTAGGGATTTAACCCGCTGCGTCACGGTATCGCTAGAGTGAGCCGTGCGGTTAAAGGCATAGTAAGGGGCCTTGGCTAAAAACTCGTCTATATTTTCGGCCTGCTGTATCACCGGCATGCTTAGAAATTTTGCCGGGTAACTATAACCACAAAAATCTTGCTGATAATAAACCTCGTAGCAATGCTTATTACCCCCTGGATTAGCAAAGGTGTAATACATGGCTTGTAGCGGGATTTCGCGGCCTATCAGCCAGCTTAGAAAACCGTGCCAGGCGGCTAAGGTCGACTTTAAGGTCATGGGGTCAGCAACCGCAATCAAGGCATCAAACTCGGCTGCCGGCAAATGCTCCAGCTTAGCCATTTTTGACACGGCAAACTCGCCTTCCACGCTATAACTTTGTTTGATTTTAAAGCCGCGGCACAACTCAAAGAAGTGACCACACTCGTTTATCGCCTCAGCAAGGGTTTTGGTTTGCACCGCTACCCAGCACATAAATCGCAGCGCCCCAGTAGGCACCAAACCGCCGCTTAACATGCCAAACCAGTCATCACCGCTGGTTTGAATAATGCGGTGATGTAACTGGCCGTAGGCCACGGCCGAGCATGGCTGGTTGCTTTGCAGCGCCTGCATATCCAGCTCTATATCAGCGAGTAACTCAGCACGATCTATGCCCCGCTGCTCGGCTTGGTTAAGCATGGCCTGTATATAGGCGGCCGGTATGGTCAGTTGCTGTTCCACAGAAATCCTTGATTTGCCTGTTATCAAACAAACGCTACCATAATCGATAAACCACTAGCTATAAAGACTTGCAACATTTTGCCTTGCAAGTTGGCCTGTTTGGCCTCTGCTATGCTGTCTGCCATTAGGTATAATCCGCTGTCATTTATATTGCTACACTAGTGTTCAAAATATGCACGCTCTATTGAGCAGCAGGTTCCATAAACACAGCCACAAGCTGTTATGAATAAAAAGGTAATCCCATGCAAGCAAATCGTGAAGTTGTATTTTTAAGTGCTGTACGTACTGCTATAGGCGGCTATGGTGGCAGTTTAAAAGATGTCCCCCCTGCTGATCTAGGTGCGCTATGCGTACGCGAAGCGGTGAAACGTGCGGGGATAGAGGCCAATACTGTTGAAAGCTGTGTAGTCGGCAACGTCTTACGCAGCGAAGCCCGCGATGTCTATATATCGCGCCTAGTCGCCATAGGCGGCGGCTTAGATATAGCCTCTCATGCCGTTACCGTTAACCGCCTCTGCGGCAGCGGTTTAGAGGCCATTGTTAACGCCACCCAGCAAATCCAAACCGGTGAAGTGACTACGGCAGTTGCCGGCGGCTGCGAGTCTATGAGCCGCGCCACCTACTCTATGAAATCTAATCGCTGGGGCCAACGCATGGGCAACAGTGAGATTGAAGATGATATGAGCATCGCCCTACACGACCCTTTTGGCACTGGCCACATGGGGGTTACCGCCGAAAATCTGAGCGAAAAGTTTGCCATTAGCCGCGAAGAACAGGACAAACTCGCCGAAACCAGCCACAGCCGCGCCATTAACGCCATAGAGCAAGGCTACTTCAAAGAACAAATCGTACCGGTGGAGTTAAAAACTCGCAAAGGCGTCACCTTCTTTGATACCGATGAGCACCCCCGCAAAGGCACCACTGCCGAAAGCATTAGCACCATGAAAACCATTTTCAAAAAAGACGGTACCGTCACCGCCGCCAACGCCTCAGGTATTAACGATGCTGCCGCCATGACGGTATTAATGGAGCGTTCAGCCGCCGAAGCTCAGGGTTTAAAGCCTATAGCCAGAGTAGTTTCCTACGCCCGTGCCGGCGTAGAGCCTTCTATTATGGGCATAGGTCCTGTGCCTGCGGTTAAACTGGCCTTACAGCGTGCCGAATTAACCGTAGCCGATTTAGACGTGATTGAGTCTAACGAAGCCTTTGCCGCCCAAGCTTGCAGCGTAGCCAAAGAGTTAAACTTCCCCGCCGACAAAACCAACCCCAACGGCGGTGCCGTGGCGTTAGGCCACCCTGTCGGTGCCAGTGGTGCGATCTTAATAACCAAATTAATCTATGAGCTGCAACGCACTAAAGGCCGTTACGGCTTAGCGACGTTGTGCATAGGTGGCGGCCAAGGTATAGCCATGGTGATAGAAGCGCTATAAACCCGTCCTTAGTAATGGAAAGGTATAAAACGGCTATCTGTGAATAGCTGATTACGAAAATCAGATAGTTTGACGATGAAAAGCTCTTACTTTGGTGAGGGCTTTTTTATTGCCCGTGAGGAAAGCTCCGGCTGAGCTTGATGATTACTAGCCCGAGGGTTGAGCCGGATGCTGTCGCTACATGGGCTGTCCCCTCCCCCCTTTATCTAAAAAGACGCCCGCCTCCGCTGCTAAGCCTTAAGGCGCTGCGCTGTCTCATCCGCTACCGCGGCCAGCCCCTTTATATTTCGCGACAGCACCCGGCTCACCTCTCTAGCATCGTGCGTGTTTTGTTTGTCGGTAAGAAATATGCAGTGTGATCTCGCGCGATATACAGGTAATGGCCCAAGGCTATTGCGTAATATCAAAGATGAGCGCTGAGTGAACGACTGAGACCGGCTGCCTTCCCCGCAGGGGTGTCGGGCTCAGGCGAGAGCGAAAGCAGCCCCTCCCCTGTGGAACAGCGCCGCCATCATGAAGCAATAGCCTTGGGCCATTACCGAATTAAAAACTAGATATACTCCAACAAATAACCACACAGCCTTTACAAAAAAAGCCGCTATTTAAAAAATAACGGCTTTTTTATTTCTGCTAAAAACGATCCACCTACAATAAATAATGAGCGATTAACGTTAAGATCGGCAGCGCTATAACGGTACGCACAGCAAAGATAGCAATCAGCTGCGGTACACTTAGAGGGATTTTTGAACGCATAATTAAAATCCCAGACTCGGCAAAGAAGATCAACTGCGTAACCGACAAACCCGCCAACACAAAGCTGGTAATAGGGTTATCTATGCCGCCGGCGATGATAGCGGGTACAAATTGATCCAATAAACCAACCACCACACCGGGAGCCGCCGCGTGCGCCTCAGGGATTTGCAGCAACTCTAACAGCGGAACTATGGGCGCGGTGATAAAGTGGAAAATGGTGGTGTATTCATAGGTCGCTAATGCCAAGAACTCAATGGCCATAGCAGCTGGCATCATAGTGAAAAACAAATCCAGCAAGTTATGAAAGCCACTTTTAATCATCCTGGAAATAGACGGCGCTGTAGAGGCCCTAGTTAAAGCCTGCTCCAAGGCCCAGCTGCCTAAAGAACGGCCTTCACCGGCCGCCTCTTTGATTTGTTTACCCACCGGCGGGTAATAATCATCGGGAATAAACGATAAAGGGGGCAGCTTAGGCGTTACGATGGCGCAAATCACACCAATTAATACCATAGCGCCGTACAGCAGGAAAAAGTGCTCAGAAATACCCGCCACTTGTGCGGTTAATACTACAAAGGGCACCGACACCACCGAGAAATTAGTGGCGATTACTGAAGCTTCACGCATAGAGTAAAAGCCGGTTTCGTATTGCCGTATGGTAACCAACACCGCAATACTGGATGAGCCTACCCAGGAAGCCAGTGCATCAATAGTCGAACGGCCAGGCAGGCCAAACACTTTTTGAAACACCTTGCGTAACATCGTGCCGGTAAACTCTAAAAAGCCATAATCTGTTAACAAGGGCAGCAATAGGCAACCTATGCCTATTAAACAAAAGATAATCCCGGCTACATCAACAAATGCGGTAATGCCGGTGGATTTACCTATTACCCACTCGGGGCCGTATTGCAGCAAGGTCATGGTGCTGAAGATAGCACCCAATACCCGCAAGATTAGCCAGATGGGCGTAGTTTGAAACATCTCCGCCATAGCGGGTGTGCGTTTGCTCCACGATTCAGAAGCCACGCTGTAAAACAAAGACAGTAGCGCTGAACTAACAAAAATAAAGGTGGTTATGTGTGCCATCGACGTGCCCACAGAAGCTTTCAACAGCTCTGCCAGCATACCCAGTATCACGGTCATTTTGCCGTTAAACTCAACCGGCACCAAGAAAAAACCGACACCTAATAACGAGGGAATAAGAAATTTTAAAAAGTTAGCGCGCGTCCAGTGCTCACTATTTCTTACTGAATCTACCACTTGTTCACTCATACTTACTCACTTACTTTTTTATACTTATCAAGCCGGATACTAGCCTAATTACACCTATCATATTCAATAATAAACAATAAGGGCCTTGCGGCCCTTATTGTTTAAAAACCTTTCTATATTTAGAAGGTATATTTCACACCAACACCTACCGTACGTGGGCGCACCACATAACTGGCATCACCAGCCTGGTTACGATTACTGGCATCAGCCACACCGGCATACTGTTGGTAAAAGGCATTACCCAGCTCTAAGGTAGAGTCATCTGAATCAAAGGCATTATCTATAGAGAGTGAGAACTGCCATTGATCGACGTAAACCATTAACGAGGTATCGATAATCACTTGTGCATCGACTTCATCATAGTAAATACTGCTTTTGTTAAAGTCGGTGCCGAAGCTTTCTTTATAAAAACCACCCAAGCGGTAAGACAGTTCTACGCCGTTATCCATCATATAGGAATAATCTAACGCCGCAGTAAAGGTGCTTTTGGGCACGCCCGGTAAGTCAGAACCTTTCTCTATAATTAAGGTAGGGTCACCGGCTAGATTAGGTAAGCCTGAAAAGTCCTCAGAGGTTTCCGCTGACACATAAGCATAGCCTAAAGAGAGTGATAGATTTTCAGTAAAGTGTGATTTCACCTCTAGCTCTAAGCCGGTAGTTTTAGATTCACCTAAATTATAAACAATGGGGAAGCCGCCCTGCGCACGTTGCAGTACTTGGTTGTCGTCCCAATCTATAGTGAAGATTGCACCTGACATTTCTAAATGATTGTCCAAGAAACGGCCTTTAAAGCCCACTTCCATGTTGGTAGCCTTATCAGCATCAAAGGTCATTAAGCTAGCGTGGTTGGCAAAAATACCACCCTCTACCGCCGTGGTGGCTGGATCATCTATGGGTAGGCCATTAGAACCGCCGTGGCGGAAACCTTCGGCCCAAGTCATAAACACCATCATGGTTTCTGATAAATCATAAGAGGTATTGAATTTAAAGATTTCATCTTCAAAGTCTTGCTCAGCGCTACCACCACTCAAACCGGTGGGGCCATCACCACAAAAAACACCGCAGGGAGGTAGGGTAATCGTTTGGCTACTTTTAAAGGTTTGATCAAAGAAGCGCGCACCTAAGGTCATCTGCCAAGCTTCGGTGACGTGGTAGGTCAGCTCACCAAATACAGCCTTATCTTTAAAGTTATCTTTTTGAATATTGGTGTAGCCCAAGTCCGGCGCTTGCGGGTTAGTAATACCGTAAAACGTATCGATGCCGTGTATATAATCAGCAGCATCTGCCGAGCCATTCCAAGAAGAGTAATAAGCACCCACTACCCAGTCAAAATCACTTTCGGTGTTAGATACTAAACGTACTTCTTGCACAAAAGCATCGGTTTCAAATTCTTTAACACCAGTAACAAAGTTTCTTGGCACGCCATCGTAGTAAGCCCAAAAACCTTGCGCTGCATAGTTGTAGCTTTGGTCGTAGGTGCTGTCGGCTTCATTGCGATAATAAGAACTGGAAGACGATACCGTGGCAAAACCGACATCAGCCTGTATATCTAAAGAGCTAATACGCACATCGCGGCTAAAAGGCTCTAGGCGTTTAACACCCGACTTATAATCGCCTTCGCTAGCGGAATAGGCTTGGCGGCCATCGACATTATCAGATTGAATTTGGTGATTAAATTCTAAACCTACACTATCGCTAATATCCCAGACAAAACCTAAACGGGCATATTCAACGGTGTTGCCGTTAATATCTTTTTTACTGCTTAGCACACCAGTAGGCTGGCCGTTAGCGTCTAGCCCCTCTAATCTGTTGGCGTCGATAAAACCGCTGTTATCTACATAAGCACCCACGGCGCGTACGGCCATGTTGTCGGAGATAGGCAGGTTAACCATAAACTCGGTATCGGTGTTCATATCACCGGCACCAGTAGTCTGCGCAACTTTAGCCGAGACATGGGCTTCAAACGCTTCCATGCTAGGCTTGTTTTGTATGTAACGCACGGTGCCACCCAAAGAGCCAGAACCGTATAAAGTGCCCTGCGGTCCGCGCAACACTTCTACGCGATTAATGTCGCGCATGTTTAAGTTAACAAATAAAGGCGTCTCACCTATGTAGGTAGAAACGGCAGGGTCAGAGGAGCGATAAAAATCTTCAAAGCCACCTGCTTGTGCGTTCATACCACGCATAATCAAGCCGCCACTGATGCCGTTGTTACGTGGGCCAGTGTCGCTAAAAGAAAGCCCGGGTATATTACGGGTTAATTTAGAAAAGTCGGTAATACCGGCTTTCTCTAGAGCTTCACCACCTACGGCGCTGATGTTAGAGGGAATATCCATCACCGTCGTGTTGCGGCGGCTAGCGGAGACCACCATTTCCTCTAATTCCAAAACTGTGCCTTGCGCTTGTACCGCGATTGGGGCAGACATCGATACCATCGGTATTAATATGCTCAGTGCTTTTTTCTTGAATGCTTGTTTGTTAAGCATGGGCTGAAATCTCCTCATTATTATTCACAAAGATTGACTTGCTACTAACACTAAGACGAACAGTGTTTTAGATTTGTGAATAAAAAAATGAAAAAAGTCTAAATATTAATTCTAAGGGTAATGACAAGGCCTACACTAGTGCCTCAGAAAAATATAAGCATTCGCTATTATTTAGCATAGGAAAACGAAGCATTTCAAACACCTACCAATGGTAAGCCAAGGCCAAGCCATAGGTTCTGGGCGGTGCAATCACCCGCATTAACAGGCCAGAACTTTTAGAAGAAAAAGCCTCAGTGTAATACTGTTTATCGGCCAAATTACGGCCCCACAGCGATAGCTGCCAACGCTCACCGGGCCCCGCCAGCACGATACTACCGTTATACAACCAATAAGCCTGCTGGCTTTTCACCTCTAGGTTATCCAAGGCTAAATAGACTTTACTCTGATAGGCGGCATCAGTAGCAAAGCTTAGCGACCAGCCGTTATCCAGCGGGTATCGATAATCTACCGCGAGATTCATCGCCCACTGCGGGGAATTAACCGGCACATTACCGCTTAAGTCCTGCTGCACTTCATCACGGGTACCCGCCAGTTGCACATCGCCACGCTGAGTATCGTAGTACACCGCATCTATATAACTGGCCCCCAGCACGATATTGCTGCGGCTGCTGGGCTGCCAGCGCAACTCCCCCTCTAAGCCGCTGGCACGTATATCACCGGCATTGGAAATCAAGAAGGTTCCCGCAGCGGTAGAGGATACCTGCTGTAGGTTGCGGTAGTCGTAGTAGTACAGCGCCGTGCTGGCCACCATATGCCAGGCGGGTAGCTGCCATTTAAGGCCCAGCTCATAGGCGGTTAAAGTCTCTTCATCATAGGGTTCGCCATCTTCTGGCAGTATTAACCAATAGCCGGTGAAGCCGCCGCTTTTATAGGCTTGGCTGACATTGGCATACCACAACCAATGATCGCTGGCCTGAAAATCCAAACCCAATTTGCCCGACCAAGCCCCATAGCTAATGCTATCATCCGTGGCGGTTACCACCCCCGGCGCAACCGGCACGGTGAGCACCTCTACAGTGCCGTTATTGAAGGGATCTAGGTTTGTGGTAGTGCCATTAAAGTCTATGCGGTCATGACTGTAACGCAGCCCTGCCAACGCTCGCCAGCGCGAATTTAAACTCCATTCAACGTGGCTAAATAGCGCTTGGTTAATAGTCTTTTGGCGGTAATCCACCAATATGTCAGTACCCCAGCGGTCACGGCCTGAGGTAAGCACCGAGGCGGCTATATCCTCATCGCTGTATATGCCCCCCACTATCCACTCAAAGCCACTGTCACCTTGCGAAACTAAGCGCAGCTCCTGCGAATAAATAGCTATATCATCGTTAAGGATATTGTCCCCCAGCAGCAAGGGAGAGGCATCAAACTCTTCCTCTAAAATTTTATCGAAGCTTTGGTAACCGCTAATAGCCTGCAACTCGGCGAAGGGCAGTTGCCAAGTCACCTGCAACACCCCGCCGTGGGTATCGGTCTCGACTATAGGATCTAGGCTGAATTCACCCTTATAAGGGTCGCCATCGGTATCTTTATAACCCTTAATATTCACGCAGGACTGCTGCAGCCCCGCCAAATCATCCTGCAACCAAGCCTGGCAAGGCTGTTCAAATATCTCTCCCAGTAGCGGGGATTGCGTCGGTTGATTAGGGTCTCTAGTACCTAATACATCGTAATGCCACTGCTCTGAGCGGTCTTTTAAAGCATAAACTTTGGCATAGACGCTGAGCTTGTCATCGGGTGCCCACAG
Above is a window of Dasania marina DSM 21967 DNA encoding:
- a CDS encoding AraC family transcriptional regulator is translated as MEQQLTIPAAYIQAMLNQAEQRGIDRAELLADIELDMQALQSNQPCSAVAYGQLHHRIIQTSGDDWFGMLSGGLVPTGALRFMCWVAVQTKTLAEAINECGHFFELCRGFKIKQSYSVEGEFAVSKMAKLEHLPAAEFDALIAVADPMTLKSTLAAWHGFLSWLIGREIPLQAMYYTFANPGGNKHCYEVYYQQDFCGYSYPAKFLSMPVIQQAENIDEFLAKAPYYAFNRTAHSSDTVTQRVKSLMAKKMGTELPQAMEIASSLHMSVTSLHRKLAQEASSFQKIKDETRMEAAILYLNSPTMSTQEVAALVGFDDPSTFSRSFKKWTGLPPGEYRKKLLSATEASGKL
- the bktB gene encoding beta-ketothiolase BktB, with amino-acid sequence MQANREVVFLSAVRTAIGGYGGSLKDVPPADLGALCVREAVKRAGIEANTVESCVVGNVLRSEARDVYISRLVAIGGGLDIASHAVTVNRLCGSGLEAIVNATQQIQTGEVTTAVAGGCESMSRATYSMKSNRWGQRMGNSEIEDDMSIALHDPFGTGHMGVTAENLSEKFAISREEQDKLAETSHSRAINAIEQGYFKEQIVPVELKTRKGVTFFDTDEHPRKGTTAESISTMKTIFKKDGTVTAANASGINDAAAMTVLMERSAAEAQGLKPIARVVSYARAGVEPSIMGIGPVPAVKLALQRAELTVADLDVIESNEAFAAQACSVAKELNFPADKTNPNGGAVALGHPVGASGAILITKLIYELQRTKGRYGLATLCIGGGQGIAMVIEAL
- a CDS encoding YjiH family protein produces the protein MSEQVVDSVRNSEHWTRANFLKFLIPSLLGVGFFLVPVEFNGKMTVILGMLAELLKASVGTSMAHITTFIFVSSALLSLFYSVASESWSKRTPAMAEMFQTTPIWLILRVLGAIFSTMTLLQYGPEWVIGKSTGITAFVDVAGIIFCLIGIGCLLLPLLTDYGFLEFTGTMLRKVFQKVFGLPGRSTIDALASWVGSSSIAVLVTIRQYETGFYSMREASVIATNFSVVSVPFVVLTAQVAGISEHFFLLYGAMVLIGVICAIVTPKLPPLSFIPDDYYPPVGKQIKEAAGEGRSLGSWALEQALTRASTAPSISRMIKSGFHNLLDLFFTMMPAAMAIEFLALATYEYTTIFHFITAPIVPLLELLQIPEAHAAAPGVVVGLLDQFVPAIIAGGIDNPITSFVLAGLSVTQLIFFAESGILIMRSKIPLSVPQLIAIFAVRTVIALPILTLIAHYLL
- a CDS encoding TonB-dependent receptor, giving the protein MLNKQAFKKKALSILIPMVSMSAPIAVQAQGTVLELEEMVVSASRRNTTVMDIPSNISAVGGEALEKAGITDFSKLTRNIPGLSFSDTGPRNNGISGGLIMRGMNAQAGGFEDFYRSSDPAVSTYIGETPLFVNLNMRDINRVEVLRGPQGTLYGSGSLGGTVRYIQNKPSMEAFEAHVSAKVAQTTGAGDMNTDTEFMVNLPISDNMAVRAVGAYVDNSGFIDANRLEGLDANGQPTGVLSSKKDINGNTVEYARLGFVWDISDSVGLEFNHQIQSDNVDGRQAYSASEGDYKSGVKRLEPFSRDVRISSLDIQADVGFATVSSSSSYYRNEADSTYDQSYNYAAQGFWAYYDGVPRNFVTGVKEFETDAFVQEVRLVSNTESDFDWVVGAYYSSWNGSADAADYIHGIDTFYGITNPQAPDLGYTNIQKDNFKDKAVFGELTYHVTEAWQMTLGARFFDQTFKSSQTITLPPCGVFCGDGPTGLSGGSAEQDFEDEIFKFNTSYDLSETMMVFMTWAEGFRHGGSNGLPIDDPATTAVEGGIFANHASLMTFDADKATNMEVGFKGRFLDNHLEMSGAIFTIDWDDNQVLQRAQGGFPIVYNLGESKTTGLELEVKSHFTENLSLSLGYAYVSAETSEDFSGLPNLAGDPTLIIEKGSDLPGVPKSTFTAALDYSYMMDNGVELSYRLGGFYKESFGTDFNKSSIYYDEVDAQVIIDTSLMVYVDQWQFSLSIDNAFDSDDSTLELGNAFYQQYAGVADASNRNQAGDASYVVRPRTVGVGVKYTF
- a CDS encoding TonB-dependent receptor domain-containing protein, with product MDDAVTGKTLASYACALLWMVCVCYSNPSLSADAGPTAISKPFNLPAQPLATALLAFSKQAGVQLIFPQTAMPEHRITAITGDYPPLVLLAQLLQGSGLQYELSGEHTVIIYPLTQPSEQQEAVLIEEILVTARKRRQRPEQVSVALSVFDGSAITALGMANPERLAAQVPSMTVKSPYATSNPVFTIRGIGYNSFTSNMSGTIGFYVDDLYLNSSSLLSFDLYDIERVEVLRGPQGTLFGRNTLGGAISVVTRKPKQSFDAYLRIDKGNYQYTAVQGAIGGGLSDELAGRFAFNSRRQQQGFYENTLTGRNHGEVDINSWRGSLLWAPDDKLSVYAKVYALKDRSEQWHYDVLGTRDPNQPTQSPLLGEIFEQPCQAWLQDDLAGLQQSCVNIKGYKDTDGDPYKGEFSLDPIVETDTHGGVLQVTWQLPFAELQAISGYQSFDKILEEEFDASPLLLGDNILNDDIAIYSQELRLVSQGDSGFEWIVGGIYSDEDIAASVLTSGRDRWGTDILVDYRQKTINQALFSHVEWSLNSRWRALAGLRYSHDRIDFNGTTTNLDPFNNGTVEVLTVPVAPGVVTATDDSISYGAWSGKLGLDFQASDHWLWYANVSQAYKSGGFTGYWLILPEDGEPYDEETLTAYELGLKWQLPAWHMVASTALYYYDYRNLQQVSSTAAGTFLISNAGDIRASGLEGELRWQPSSRSNIVLGASYIDAVYYDTQRGDVQLAGTRDEVQQDLSGNVPVNSPQWAMNLAVDYRYPLDNGWSLSFATDAAYQSKVYLALDNLEVKSQQAYWLYNGSIVLAGPGERWQLSLWGRNLADKQYYTEAFSSKSSGLLMRVIAPPRTYGLALAYHW